A region from the Eublepharis macularius isolate TG4126 chromosome 13, MPM_Emac_v1.0, whole genome shotgun sequence genome encodes:
- the LOC129341346 gene encoding protein EOLA1-like, with protein MKFACLSFRQPYAGLVLNKVKTIETRWRPLLAEYKACTLAVHIAFKDWDDTTWKDILGNRLGMTPPQIEELLYKGEKFGRGVIAGLIDIGETSHCPENIPPEDLVDLENKAILLGLKQKYLTVISNPRWLLEPIPTRGRKDVWKVDIPDELIPSEEHSGRCTDDNLTLCR; from the exons ATGAAGTTTGCCTGTCTTTCCTTCCGACAGCCATATGCTGGCTTAGTTTTAAATAAAGTCAAAACAATAGAGACCCGTTGGCGACCACTGCTAGCTGAGTACAAGGCCTGCACTCTTGCTGTCCACATTGCTTTTAAAGACTGGGATGACACAACCTGGAAAGACATCCTTGGGAATAGACTTGGCATGACGCCACCTCAGATTGAAGAATTACTATATAAGGGTGAAAAGTTTGGCAGAGGCGTAATAGCTG GGCTAATTGACATTGGAGAAACATCACACTGCCCAGAAAATATACCTCCTGAAGATCTTGTGGACCTGGAAAATAAAGCCATACTCTTGGGCTTGAAGCAGAAGTACTTGACAGTTATTTCAAACCCCAGGTGGCTGCTGGAACCAATTCCTACCCGAGGGCGCAAAGATGTCTGGAAAGTAGACATCCCAGATGAACTCATTCCTTCTGAGGAACACAGTGGAAGGTGTACTGATGACAATTTGACTCTATGTCGCTGA
- the LOC129341724 gene encoding heat shock transcription factor, Y-linked-like, translating to MATAEKSCQSEKRKLDMDLPAAQTQHISAEDETVHSAISISSTPLHDKTAAGDSALRSMIEENAFQALSDGPWVKRPRLAPCDDSSLEDNDFLSLTFPKKLWKIVESDQFKSLWWDDDGNCVVIDEELFKKEVLERKGPLRIFETDCMKSFIRQLNLYGFSKMRQSFQRSASLVEFLAEEKAAYAFSKLQFYHNPNFKRGCPHLLARCKRRVGIKNTPPVAFSLEQDYSESCLKSRSRSPDGQTTLGAASRENSFIATSPKDKTHKSGLRKPTMNKGLAGISARMRSGYTTSSPPPMRPSEQAVPEENDNKINQLAPFHLPQHTNHARVNTHEIDSTTTTSATSLYHVIPPVPNSPFAPVMGLPTFPTMYPDLSAMQAHWASLLPFCNPWFSMPMIAAASAISMSRSSHHHRTPAYHHCPNCNCSSNTASASKGVGPKVTEYTGYHR from the exons ATGGCTACAGCTGAAAAAAGTTGTCAAAGTGAGAAGAGGAAATTGGACATGGACCTTCCTGCTGCACAGACTCAACATATTTCAGCTGAAGATGAAACTGTTCATTCTGCAATCTCAATTTCATCCACTCCATTGCATGATAAAACAGCAGCTGGTGACTCTGCCTTACGATCCATGATAGAAGAAAATGCTTTTCAAGCTTTAAGTGATGGACCCTGGGTAAAAAGACCACGGCTTGCTCCCTGTGATGACAGTTCTCTTGAAGACAATGATTTTCTATCCCTCACCTTCCCAAAGAAACTCTGGAAAATTGTTGAAAGTGATCAGTTTAAATCGCTGTGGTGGGATGATGATGGGAATTGTGTTGTGATTGATGAAGAGCTTTTCAAAAAGGAGGTCTTGGAAAGGAAAGGACCACTGCgtatctttgaaactgactgcatGAAAAGTTTCATTCGTCAGTTAAATCTCTATGGATTTAGCAAAATGCGACAGAGTTTTCAAAGATCTGCCTCTCTTGTTGAATTTTTAGCAGAAGAAAAAGCAGCGTATGCATTTAGCAAG TTACAGTTCTATCATAACCCAAATTTTAAGAGGGGTTGCCCTCACCTACTTGCAAGATGCAAGAGAAGAGTTGGGATAAAAAATACCCCACCAGTAGCTTTTTCATTAGAACAGGACTACAGTGAAAGTTGCCTGAAGAGCAGGTCAAGAAGCCCAGATGGACAAACTACACTGGGAGCTGCATCTAGGGAGAACAGCTTCATTGCAACTTCTCCAAAGGATAAAACGCACAAATCTGGACTCCGAAAACCTACCATGAACAAGGGACTGGCTGGAATATCAGCCCGGATGAGAAGTGGATATACTACTTCCTCTCCACCCCCCATGAGGCCCTCTGAACAGGCTGTGCCTGAGGAGAATGATAACAAAATAAACCAGCTGGCTCCTTTCCATCTACCCCAGCACACCAACCATGCTCGAGTCAACACTCACGAAATAGACTCCACCACCACTACATCTGCTACTTCTTTGTATCATGTCATACCACCCGTACCCAACAGCCCTTTTGCACCTGTGATGGGGCTGCCAACTTTCCCAACCATGTATCCAGACTTATCAGCCATGCAAGCTCATTGGGCCAGTTTGCTTCCATTTTGTAACCCATGGTTCTCTATGCCTATGATAGCAGCTGCTTCTGCCATTTCCATGTCACGATCTTCCCATCACCACCGAACTCCTGCATACCACCATTGTCCTAATTGCAACTGTAGTTCAAATACTGCATCAGCTTCCAAAGGAGTTGGGCCCAAAGTGACAGAATACACTGGCTATCATCGATGA
- the TMEM185A gene encoding transmembrane protein 185A isoform X3: MVIVGASVGTGVWARNPQYRAEGETCVEFKAMLIAVGIHLLLLMFEVLVCDGIERGTRFWLLVFMPLFFVSPVSVAACVWGFRHDRSLELEILCSVNILQFIFIALRLDEIIKWPWLVVCVPLWILMSFLCLVVLYYIVWSVLFLRSMDVIAEQRRTHITMAISWMTIVVPLLTFEILLVHRLDGHNTFSYIPIFVPLWLSLITLMATTFGQKGGNHWWFGIRKDFCQFLLEIFPFLREYGNISYDLHHEDNEETEETPVPEPPKIAPMFRKKTGVVITQSPGKYVIPPPKLNIDVPD, from the exons AGCAGAAGGAGAAACGTGTGTGGAGTTCAAAGCCATGTTAATTGCAGTGGGCATCCACTTGTTACTGCTGATGTTTGAAGTGCTAGTATGCGATGGAATTGAGAGAGGAACCCGCTTTTGGCTTCTGGTCTTCATGCCATTGTTCTTTGTGTCTCCAGTGTCAGTTGCAGCTTGTGTGTGGGGATTTCGGCATGACAGATCTCTGGAG CTGGAAATCCTGTGTTCTGTCAATATTCTTCAGTTCATATTTATTGCACTCAGACTGGATGAGATTATCAAGTGGCCATGGCTG GTTGTCTGTGTTCCTCTGTGGATCTTGATGTCCTTTCTGTGCTTGGTTGTACTTTATTACATCGTCTGGTCTGTCTTATTCTTGCGCTCAATGGATGTGATTGCTGAGCAAAGGAGAACTCATATAACAATGGCCATCAGTTGGATGACAATTGTGGTTCCCTTACTCACCTTTGaa ATCCTGTTGGTGCACAGATTGGATGGACACAACACATTCTCATATATACCCATATTTGTTCCTCTTTGGCTTTCACTGATAACTTTAATGGCCACAACGTTTGGGCAGAAGGGAGGCAATCATT GGTGGTTTGGAATACGCAAAGACTTCTGTCAATTCCTGCTTGAAATTTTCCCGTTCCTAAGAGAATATGGTAACATTTCTTACGATTTGCATCATGAAGATAATGAGGAAACAGAAGAAACTCCTGTACCAGAACCTCCCAAAATAGCTCCAATGTTTCGAAAGAAGACTGGTGTGGTCATTACCCAGAGTCCTGGTAAATATGTTATACCACCTCCAAAACTAAACATTGATGTGCCAGATTAA